Proteins from a genomic interval of Rhodococcus rhodochrous:
- a CDS encoding YncE family protein, which translates to MTATRRALATVVMGAGAVVAAVAAAPAAAADPADACIRNGGGLVTIDGAEPVPPVFGFDGPRLLGLQGGVGNACITNVGPGAVTVTHPEGRVPGRTEVSTALVEMRVDGGLGNVAVTNVGTGAVTVHRTEVTPEPVAAPAQAPLPGMPELILDAGTDGVFVTNVGTGGVTVVDRAVAPAELPAPPPPPPGAVVTDPFSGNIYVTNLFGPDIVVAEPASTAEGSVVERPVPGTAVDYGTGNVFVTNIGGGQVTVIRG; encoded by the coding sequence ATGACGGCTACGAGACGGGCACTGGCGACGGTCGTGATGGGTGCGGGTGCCGTCGTGGCCGCCGTCGCGGCGGCTCCCGCCGCGGCCGCGGATCCTGCGGACGCGTGCATCCGCAACGGTGGTGGGCTCGTGACGATCGACGGCGCCGAGCCCGTCCCACCGGTTTTCGGATTCGACGGTCCCCGCCTGCTCGGACTCCAGGGCGGGGTCGGCAACGCGTGCATCACCAACGTGGGTCCCGGCGCCGTGACGGTCACGCATCCCGAGGGACGTGTCCCGGGACGCACCGAGGTGTCCACCGCGCTCGTGGAGATGCGGGTCGACGGCGGGCTCGGCAACGTCGCCGTCACCAACGTCGGTACCGGTGCGGTCACGGTGCACCGGACGGAGGTCACGCCCGAGCCCGTTGCGGCGCCCGCACAGGCTCCGCTCCCCGGGATGCCGGAGCTGATCCTCGACGCAGGAACCGACGGCGTCTTCGTCACGAACGTCGGTACGGGCGGTGTCACGGTCGTCGACCGTGCCGTCGCGCCGGCGGAGCTCCCGGCCCCGCCGCCGCCTCCCCCGGGTGCGGTCGTCACCGATCCGTTCAGCGGAAACATCTATGTTACAAACCTCTTCGGGCCCGACATCGTCGTCGCGGAACCCGCCTCGACCGCCGAAGGGAGCGTGGTCGAGCGGCCGGTTCCGGGAACGGCGGTCGACTACGGGACGGGCAACGTCTTCGTGACGAACATCGGCGGGGGACAGGTGACCGTCATCCGCGGCTGA
- a CDS encoding cutinase family protein has product MPAAQANPPACPTLNVVAVPGTWETSNTPDPGRGNGMLAQVTSNLPAGARVDYVAYPATAFPWEGDVYAASRNRAVDNARGIIAATAERCPLTNFALVGYSQGADAAGDLAAEIGTGLGVVGPHRLVAVGLLSDPRRSELDPFVGPPVAGTGAGGARAGGFGFVTPNVRTICAVGDLYCSTPPEDFVTRLAGFLAISAGSPFEQLENYRDEATALYNDIMTAGGIPMLQLQLTPEANELREQKIRTFYESQIHQDYSNYVVDGRGTTATRWLHDWIASKA; this is encoded by the coding sequence ATGCCTGCGGCCCAAGCGAATCCGCCCGCATGCCCGACGCTGAACGTGGTCGCGGTGCCCGGAACGTGGGAGACCTCGAACACCCCCGACCCCGGCCGCGGGAACGGCATGCTCGCCCAGGTCACGTCCAATCTTCCCGCCGGGGCGCGCGTCGACTACGTCGCGTATCCCGCCACGGCCTTCCCGTGGGAGGGCGACGTGTACGCGGCCTCCCGCAACCGCGCCGTCGACAATGCGCGCGGCATCATCGCGGCCACCGCCGAACGGTGCCCCCTCACGAACTTCGCCCTCGTCGGCTACAGCCAGGGTGCCGATGCCGCAGGTGATCTCGCCGCCGAGATCGGCACCGGGCTGGGAGTGGTCGGTCCGCACCGCCTCGTCGCGGTGGGTCTGCTGTCCGATCCGCGCCGCTCCGAACTCGACCCGTTCGTCGGTCCGCCCGTCGCCGGCACCGGTGCCGGAGGTGCCCGCGCGGGAGGCTTCGGATTCGTAACGCCCAACGTGCGCACCATCTGCGCGGTGGGCGACCTCTATTGCTCGACGCCGCCGGAGGACTTCGTCACGCGACTGGCCGGCTTCCTCGCCATCTCGGCGGGCAGCCCGTTCGAGCAGCTCGAGAACTACCGCGACGAGGCGACCGCGCTCTACAACGACATCATGACCGCCGGGGGCATCCCGATGCTGCAGCTGCAGCTCACGCCCGAGGCGAACGAGCTGCGCGAGCAGAAGATCCGCACCTTCTACGAGTCGCAGATCCACCAGGACTACTCGAACTACGTGGTCGACGGTCGCGGAACGACGGCCACACGGTGGCTGCACGACTGGATCGCCTCCAAGGCCTGA